One region of Populus trichocarpa isolate Nisqually-1 chromosome 4, P.trichocarpa_v4.1, whole genome shotgun sequence genomic DNA includes:
- the LOC7490828 gene encoding uncharacterized protein LOC7490828, giving the protein MAGREVREYTNLTDPKDKKSLGKGGRDKVIDDEDITFHRMVAKMQEVAGERGGYLHGRGALDSDDLLYLKEQMEAEEDAERLLRRTEKRAFAAFKKAASLADSSPASVPLSFRVEPKPKSGIRQQDLLKKVVEVKPKRPKVSNSSDGNYSSPISSDRASDNKIKVNQEKKEHIPASSKPEGETNVKNEAEENPVKSLLGLAYASSDEEED; this is encoded by the exons ATGGCAGGAAGAGAAGTAAGGGAATACACTAATCTCACTGACCCTAAAG atAAGAAATCGTTGGGGAAAGGAGGGAGAGACAAAGTAATTGATGATGAAGACATCACTTTCCATCGCATGGTTGCTAAG ATGCAAGAGGTTGCTGGAGAACGTGGTGGCTACCTTCATGGCCGAGGCG CACTGGATAGCGATGATTTACTTTATCTCAAAGAGCAAATGGAGGCTGAAGAAGATGCAGAACGCCTCTTACGCCGCACTGAGAAAAGGGCATTTGCTGCTTTTAAAA AAGCTGCAAGTCTGGCAGATTCTTCACCTGCATCAGTTCCCTTGTCATTTCGTGTTGAACCGAAGCCAAAGAGTGGAATTAG GCAGCAAGACTTGCTGAAAAAGGTGGTTGAAGTTAAACCAAAACGACCTAAAGTTTCAAACTCGTCTGATGGGAACTATTCCTCCCCAATTTCAAGTGATCGTGCTTCAGACAATAAAATCAAGGTTAACCAGGAAAAGAAAGAGCACATACCAGCATCAAGCAAACCAGAAGGCGAGACAAATGTTAAAAATGAGGCTGAGGAAAATCCTGTTAAAAGTTTGCTAGGTTTAGCATATGCAAGTtctgatgaagaagaagactaG
- the LOC7494379 gene encoding pentatricopeptide repeat-containing protein At2g26790, mitochondrial → MGGQCAHFGTRVMRSSKLLTHFTSNSRSFSTASFAGLTSTSTSTTPSANNHTDPAKDDDQQQPLQSHKIVDTLYNLKNQPHLAFSIFSHLKNPDIPAYAAIIRILCHWGLHKMLHSIFLHLHQNNNDFTSFDISHLLDTLSLPHHIDIDLEKEDTVKHRSSFLIQVYDALVKSYVTAGMLDEAINALFQIKRRGFLPHIFTFNYLMNKLIANGKVDAALAIYKQLKSLGLNPNDYTYSIIIKAFCRKGSLVEASNVFQEMELCGVIPNAYAYTTYIEGLCANQRSDFGYQVLQAWKEGNIPIDVYAYVAVIRGFCNEMKMDRAEVVLGDMEKQELISDARCYSELIRGYCKAGDLSKALALHNDMESKGIKTNCVIVSTILQYFCEKGMHSQVVEEFKRFKDLRIFLDEVSYNIVVDALCKLEKVDQAVALLDEMKGKQMDMDIMHYTTLINGYCHVGKLVDAFRVFEEMEGKGLEPDVVTFNILLAAFSRRGLANEALKLYEYMKSQDLKPNAITHNVMIEGLCIGGKVTEAEAFFCNMEDKSIDNYGAMITGYCEAKHTEKASELFFELSERGLLMDRGYIYKLLEKLCEEGEKDRALWLLKTMLDLNMEPSKDMYGKVITACYRAGDMRNAEAVFDILRKSGLTPDIFTYTTMINVCCRQNRLSEARNLFQDMKHRGIKPDLVTFTVLLDGHLKRVHSEAFARKRKEVNLAASNIWKEMQNTEIRPDVICYTALIDGHCKVDRLEDAIGLYDEMMYRGVEPDRATCTALLSGCRNRGDVDMVLTKLNLINLTSVKEM, encoded by the coding sequence ATGGGTGGGCAGTGTGCACACTTCGGGACACGAGTAATGAGGAGTAGTAAACTCTTGACCCACTTCACCTCTAATTCCAGATCCTTTTCCACTGCATCATTTGCTGGCTTGACCAGCACCAGCACTAGCACCACTCCCTCTGCTAATAACCACACAGACCCCGCAAAAGATGATGACCAACAACAGCCATTACAATCACACAAGATAGTTGATACCTTATACAACCTTAAGAATCAGCCTCACCTTGCTTTCTCCATCTTTTCCCACCTCAAAAACCCCGACATCCCTGCCTATGCTGCCATCATTCGAATCCTTTGTCATTGGGGTCTCCACAAGATGCTCCACTCCATTTTCCTTCATCTTCACCAAAATAACAACGACTTTACTTCTTTTGATATTTCCCATTTGCTTGACACGCTCTCTCTCCCTCATCATATTGACATTGATCTTGAAAAGGAGGACACTGTGAAGCATCGCTCTTCTTTCTTGATCCAAGTCTATGATGCCTTGGTCAAGTCCTATGTCACTGCAGGCATGCTTGATGAGGCTATCAATGCTTTATTTCAGATCAAAAGGCGCGGATTCCTGCCCCATATTTTCACCTTTAACTATCTCATGAACAAATTGATTGCAAATGGTAAAGTGGATGCGGCTTTGGCCATTTACAAGCAGTTGAAGAGTTTGGGTTTGAACCCCAATGACTACACCTATTCTATCATCATAAAGGCCTTTTGCAGAAAGGGCAGTTTAGTGGAGGCCTCGAATGTCTTTCAGGAGATGGAACTTTGTGGGGTCATTCCTAATGCTTATGCTTACACGACTTATATTGAAGGACTCTGTGCAAATCAGAGGTCAGACTTCGGATATCAGGTGCTTCAAGCGTGGAAAGAAGGCAACATTCCTATTGATGTGTATGCTTATGTGGCTGTAATTCGTGGATTTTGTAATGAGATGAAAATGGACCGAGCAGAGGTTGTCTTGGGAGACATGGAAAAACAAGAGTTGATTTCTGATGCGCGTTGCTATAGTGAATTGATTCGTGGATATTGCAAGGCTGGGGATCTTTCGAAAGCCTTGGCACTCCACAATGACATGGAATCAAAAGGTATCAAAACAAATTGTGTCATTGTCAGCACAATTCTCCAATACTTTTGTGAGAAGGGAATGCATTCCCAAGTGGTGGaagaatttaaaagatttaaggATTTAAGAATTTTTCTAGATGAGGTTTCATACAACATTGTGGTTGATGCTTTATGCAAACTAGAGAAAGTGGATCAAGCTGTAGCATTGCTGGATGAAATGAAGGGTAAGCAAATGGATATGGACATTATGCACTACACAACTCTAATAAATGGGTATTGTCACGTAGGAAAGCTGGTTGATGCATTTAGGGTATTTGAGGAAATGGAAGGAAAGGGTTTGGAGCCAGATGTTGTCACTTTCAACATACTTCTTGCTGCCTTTTCTAGGAGAGGCCTTGCAAACGAGGCGCTTAAGCTCTATGAATATATGAAGTCACAGGATCTAAAACCTAATGCTATTACACACAATGTGATGATTGAAGGTTTATGTATTGGAGGCAAAGTGACTGAAGCTGAAGCATTTTTCTGTAACATGGAGGATAAGAGTATAGATAATTATGGTGCCATGATTACTGGGTACTGTGAGGCTAAACATACTGAAAAGGCCTCTGAACTTTTCTTTGAACTTTCAGAACGGGGTCTTCTAATGGATAGAGGTTATATCTATAAGCTACTTGAAAAACTCTGTGAGGAAGGTGAAAAGGATAGAGCTCTTTGGTTGCTTAAGACAATGTTGGATTTGAATATGGAACCTAGCAAAGACATGTATGGTAAAGTCATTACTGCTTGTTATCGGGCTGGAGATATGAGAAATGCAGAGGCAGTTTTCGACATTTTACGTAAGAGTGGATTAACTCCTGACATTTTTACCTACACAACAATGATAAATGTTTGTTGCAGACAGAATCGCTTGTCGGAAGCCCGCAATCTTTTCCAGGATATGAAGCACAGAGGAATTAAGCCTGATCTAGTTACTTTTACTGTTTTGCTGGATGGACATTTAAAGAGAGTACATTCTGAAGCATTtgcaaggaaaagaaaggaagtAAATTTGGCTGCTTCAAATATTTGGAAAGAAATGCAGAATACAGAAATCAGACCAGATGTTATTTGTTACACAGCTTTGATTGATGGGCATTGTAAGGTAGATAGACTTGAGGATGCCATAGGCCTCTATGATGAAATGATGTATAGAGGAGTAGAACCTGATAGAGCAACGTGCACAGCTCTTCTGTCTGGCTGTCGTAACAGGGGAGATGTTGATATGGTACTTACAAAACTGAACCTTATTAATCTTACATCTGTCAAGGAGATGTAA
- the LOC7490829 gene encoding probable protein phosphatase 2C 66 encodes MGSCYSIMGEKKKSPSSTTTTGKKKSFVSSATNANADPSVLLHIPGRFATNAATKIGCVYTQQGKKGTNQDAMLLWENFSSTTSSDAVFCGVFDGHGPYGHLVAKKVRDSLPLIISTHWNPAQQCCLSDTANAPAPTTNPEDASSLSMDDESFDSLDVEETETPPDMFLPLKKSILKAFKLMDKELKLHPTIDCFCSGTTAVTLIKQGQDLVIGNVGDSRAVLATRDKDDSLLAVQLTVDLKPDLPREAARIQQCKGRVFALQDEPEVPRVWLPNNNSPGLAMARAFGDFCLKDFGLISVPDVYYRCLNDRDEFIILATDGVWDVLSNKEAVDIVASAPGRATAARALVDCAVRAWRLKYPTSKTDDCAVVCLFLEHPCAVNGEVEEQDLRKIPMEPGEHFATDENTGQLETKEDSRDPIFMHSGTTRNSDEIVPVPELTVENPSVMCQGQSKRSLAECISTSEDEEWSALEGITRVNSLLSLPRLLSGDKRAASWRKWV; translated from the exons ATGGGATCTTGCTACTCCATCATGGGGGAGAAGAAGAAGTCACcgtcatcaacaacaacaactggGAAGAAGAAATCATTCGTGTCATCAGCTACTAATGCTAATGCTGACCCAAGTGTGCTCCTTCATATTCCTGGCAGGTTCGCCACCAACGCTGCCACCAAAATCGGCTGCGTATATACCCAGCAGGGCAAGAAAGGCACCAATCAAGACGCCATGCTCCTCTGGGAG AATTTCAGCTCAACCACATCAAGCGATGCCGTTTTTTGTGGGGTATTTGATGGCCATGGTCCTTATGGTCATTTGGTCGCCAAGAAAGTTCGGGATTCCCTTCCGCTCATAATATCTACTCACTGGAATCCTGCTCAACAATGCTGCCTTTCTGACACTGCAAATGCTCCTGCACCAACTACAAATCCTGAGGACGCTTCTTCCTTAAGTATGGATGATGAATCCTTTGATTCCTTAGACGTTGAGGAAACTGAAACACCCCCAGATATGTTTCTTCCACTCAAAAAGTCTATATTGAAGGCTTTTAAATTAATGGATAAGGAGTTGAAGTTGCATCCAACAATCGATTGTTTTTGCAGTGGGACGACTGCTGTTACTCTGATCAAGCAG GGCCAAGATCTTGTTATTGGAAATGTTGGTGACTCCAGGGCAGTTCTGGCAACCAGAGACAAAGATGACTCTTTGCTTGCTGTTCAATTGACTGTTGACTTGAAGCCTGATTTaccaa GGGAAGCTGCCAGGATCCAGCAATGTAAAGGAAGGGTCTTTGCATTGCAGGACGAGCCAGAGGTTCCACGTGTATGGTTGCCTAATAATAACTCACCTGGTCTGGCAATGGCTAGAGCTTTTGGGGACTTCTGCTTAAAAGATTTCGGTTTAATTTCTGTTCCGGATGTTTATTATCGCTGCCTTAACGATAGAGATGAATTCATTATTCTTGCCACAGATGGG GTTTGGGATGTCCTCTCAAATAAGGAAGCTGTTGATATCGTGGCTTCAGCCCCTGGCCGTGCAACAGCAGCCAGGGCTCTTGTAGACTGTGCTGTCCGAGCATGGAGACTTAAATATCCAACATCCAAGACTGATGATTGTGCAGTTGTATGCCTCTTTCTTGAACATCCATGTGCAGTAAATGGGGAGGTGGAAGAGCAGGATTTGAGAAAGATTCCTATGGAGCCAGGGGAGCATTTTGCGACTGATGAGAACACTGGTCAATTAGAAACAAAAGAGGATTCTCGTGATCCTATTTTTATGCATTCGGGCACCACACGTAACTCTGACGAGATTGTACCTGTCCCTGAGTTGACAGTGGAAAATCCTTCAGTAATGTGCCAGGGCCAGTCCAAGAGGAGCCTGGCAGAGTGCATTTCAACTTCAGAGGATGAAGAGTGGTCAGCCCTAGAAGGTATTACAAGGGTTAATAGTTTGCTAAGCCTTCCCAGGCTCTTGTCTGGTGACAAAAGAGCAGCCAGTTGGCGAAAATGGGTTTGA
- the LOC7469607 gene encoding probable inactive receptor kinase At2g26730 isoform X2, giving the protein MIMNLAAVTTYVVLFALYIAPMSVHSLYQSKEFFPEEREALMQIRDLVSSTLDLHGNWTGPPCHKNSSQWSGITCSNWHVVGLVLEGVQLTGSIPDTDVLRRFSESSYDHNSNLCGIPLEPCPVLPPAPLVPPPSPPVSPPQNKKRKLPIWIIALIVVVVALVPLMVMFVFLCCYKKAQEVETPKERQAGGDSSPEWTDKKMPHSQSTEDPERRIELQFFDKNIPVFDLDDLLRASAEVLGKGKLGTTYSANLESGAVVAVKRVMYMNSLSKKEFIQQMLLLGRMRHENLVHIISFYYSKQEKLIVYEFVPDGSLFELLHENREAGRVPLNWAARLSIIKDIAKGMAFLHQSLPSHKAPHANLKSSNVLIHRDRQSYHSKLTNYSFLPLLPSRKSSERLAIGRSPEFCQGKKLTHKADVYCFGIILLEVITGKIPEETSPAGNEEKVDDLSEWVRMVVNNDWSTDILDVEILASSAGHNEMLKLTEIALQCTDMEPEKRPKMSEVLRRIEEIDRTNQEND; this is encoded by the exons ATGATCATGAATTTGGCTGCTGTTACAACATATGTTGTTTTGTTTGCCCTATACATTGCTCCCATGTCTGTTCATTCATTATATCAAAGCAAGGAGTTCTTTCCTGAAGAAAGAGAAGCGTTGATGCAGATAAGAGATTTGGTCAGTTCTACTTTGGATTTGCATGGAAATTGGACTGGACCCCCTTGTCACAAAAATTCCAGTCAATGGTCAGGCATTACTTGTTCTAATTGGCATGTGGTTGGTCTTGTGCTTGAAGGAGTCCAGCTCACAG GCTCCATTCCTGACACTGATGTCCTTCGGAGGTTCTCAGAGAGCTCCTATGATCATAACTCAAATCTCTGCGGGATTCCATTGGAACCATGCCCAGTTCTGCCTCCTGCTCCACTTGTGCCGCCTCCATCTCCTCCTGTAAGTCCACCACAGAACAAGAAAAGGAAGCTTCCAATTTGGATCATTGCCTTGATTGTGGTTGTAGTAGCTCTTGTTCCGTTGAtggtcatgtttgttttcttgtgttGTTATAAGAAGGCACAAGAAGTGGAAACACCAAAAGAACGGCAGGCAG GGGGTGATAGTTCACCAGAGTGGACAGACAAGAAAATGCCGCATTCTCAAAGCACTGAGGATCCTGAAAGAAGAATAGAGTTACAATTTTTCGACAAGAATATACCTGTTTTTGACTTGGATGATTTACTAAGAGCATCTGCGGAGGTGTTAGGAAAGGGGAAACTTGGGACTACGTACAGTGCAAACCTGGAATCAGGTGCTGTTGTTGCTGTTAAAAGAGTAATGTACATGAACAGCTTGAGCAAGAAGGAATTTATTCAGCAGATGCTGCTGCTGGGAAGGATGAGGCACGAAAACCTTGTGCATATCATCTCCTTTTACTATTCCAAGCAGGAAAAGCTGATTGTCTATGAGTTTGTACCAGATGGAAGTTTATTTGAGCTGTTGCATG AGAATAGAGAAGCTGGTAGAGTCCCTTTGAATTGGGCTGCAAGACTGTCAATAATCAAAGACATAGCGAAGGGTATGGCTTTCCTTCACCAGTCATTACCTTCGCACAAGGCCCCTCATGCCAACCTCAAATCATCTAATGTGTTAATCCACAGAGATCGCCAAAGTTACCATTCTAAGCTCACAAACTATAGCTTCTTGCCTCTGCTGCCTTCTCGGAAATCATCCGAAAGACTAGCTATTGGCAGGTCACCAGAATTCTGTCAAGGGAAGAAGCTAACACACAAAGCTGATGTATACTGCTTTGGAATCATCCTTTTAGAGGTCATAACTGGGAAGATTCCAGAAGAGACTTCGCCAGCAGGAAACGAAGAAAAAGTGGATGATCTTTCTGAATGGGTTAGAATGGTAGTGAATAATGATTGGTCAACAGACATATTAGATGTAGAGATATTGGCTTCAAGCGCAGGGCATAATGAGATGTTGAAGCTGACAGAGATAGCTCTGCAGTGTACAGATATGGAACCAGAAAAACGACCTAAGATGAGTGAAGTATTGAGAAGGATAGAAGAGATTGATCGAACAAACCAAGAAAATGACTAG
- the LOC7469607 gene encoding probable inactive receptor kinase At2g26730 isoform X1 gives MIMNLAAVTTYVVLFALYIAPMSVHSLYQSKEFFPEEREALMQIRDLVSSTLDLHGNWTGPPCHKNSSQWSGITCSNWHVVGLVLEGVQLTGSLPPAFSQNITFLANLSFRNNSIYGPLPNLSNLVHLESVFFSYNRLTGSIPSEYIELPNLKQLELQQNYLDGEIPPFNQPTLTLFNVSYNHLQGSIPDTDVLRRFSESSYDHNSNLCGIPLEPCPVLPPAPLVPPPSPPVSPPQNKKRKLPIWIIALIVVVVALVPLMVMFVFLCCYKKAQEVETPKERQAGGDSSPEWTDKKMPHSQSTEDPERRIELQFFDKNIPVFDLDDLLRASAEVLGKGKLGTTYSANLESGAVVAVKRVMYMNSLSKKEFIQQMLLLGRMRHENLVHIISFYYSKQEKLIVYEFVPDGSLFELLHENREAGRVPLNWAARLSIIKDIAKGMAFLHQSLPSHKAPHANLKSSNVLIHRDRQSYHSKLTNYSFLPLLPSRKSSERLAIGRSPEFCQGKKLTHKADVYCFGIILLEVITGKIPEETSPAGNEEKVDDLSEWVRMVVNNDWSTDILDVEILASSAGHNEMLKLTEIALQCTDMEPEKRPKMSEVLRRIEEIDRTNQEND, from the exons ATGATCATGAATTTGGCTGCTGTTACAACATATGTTGTTTTGTTTGCCCTATACATTGCTCCCATGTCTGTTCATTCATTATATCAAAGCAAGGAGTTCTTTCCTGAAGAAAGAGAAGCGTTGATGCAGATAAGAGATTTGGTCAGTTCTACTTTGGATTTGCATGGAAATTGGACTGGACCCCCTTGTCACAAAAATTCCAGTCAATGGTCAGGCATTACTTGTTCTAATTGGCATGTGGTTGGTCTTGTGCTTGAAGGAGTCCAGCTCACAGGTTCTCTCCCACCTGCCTTTTCACAAAACATTACTTTCTTGGCTAATCTTAGTTTCAGAAACAATTCAATATATGGGCCGCTTCCTAATCTCAGCAATCTTGTGCATTTGGAATCTGTCTTCTTTTCATACAATCGTTTGACTGGTTCAATTCCATCTGAATACATTGAACTGCCAAACTTGAAACAATTGGAGTTGCAACAGAATTATTTAGATGGGGAGATACCGCCTTTTAACCAACCAACACTGACCCTTTTTAATGTGTCCTACAATCATCTTCAAGGCTCCATTCCTGACACTGATGTCCTTCGGAGGTTCTCAGAGAGCTCCTATGATCATAACTCAAATCTCTGCGGGATTCCATTGGAACCATGCCCAGTTCTGCCTCCTGCTCCACTTGTGCCGCCTCCATCTCCTCCTGTAAGTCCACCACAGAACAAGAAAAGGAAGCTTCCAATTTGGATCATTGCCTTGATTGTGGTTGTAGTAGCTCTTGTTCCGTTGAtggtcatgtttgttttcttgtgttGTTATAAGAAGGCACAAGAAGTGGAAACACCAAAAGAACGGCAGGCAG GGGGTGATAGTTCACCAGAGTGGACAGACAAGAAAATGCCGCATTCTCAAAGCACTGAGGATCCTGAAAGAAGAATAGAGTTACAATTTTTCGACAAGAATATACCTGTTTTTGACTTGGATGATTTACTAAGAGCATCTGCGGAGGTGTTAGGAAAGGGGAAACTTGGGACTACGTACAGTGCAAACCTGGAATCAGGTGCTGTTGTTGCTGTTAAAAGAGTAATGTACATGAACAGCTTGAGCAAGAAGGAATTTATTCAGCAGATGCTGCTGCTGGGAAGGATGAGGCACGAAAACCTTGTGCATATCATCTCCTTTTACTATTCCAAGCAGGAAAAGCTGATTGTCTATGAGTTTGTACCAGATGGAAGTTTATTTGAGCTGTTGCATG AGAATAGAGAAGCTGGTAGAGTCCCTTTGAATTGGGCTGCAAGACTGTCAATAATCAAAGACATAGCGAAGGGTATGGCTTTCCTTCACCAGTCATTACCTTCGCACAAGGCCCCTCATGCCAACCTCAAATCATCTAATGTGTTAATCCACAGAGATCGCCAAAGTTACCATTCTAAGCTCACAAACTATAGCTTCTTGCCTCTGCTGCCTTCTCGGAAATCATCCGAAAGACTAGCTATTGGCAGGTCACCAGAATTCTGTCAAGGGAAGAAGCTAACACACAAAGCTGATGTATACTGCTTTGGAATCATCCTTTTAGAGGTCATAACTGGGAAGATTCCAGAAGAGACTTCGCCAGCAGGAAACGAAGAAAAAGTGGATGATCTTTCTGAATGGGTTAGAATGGTAGTGAATAATGATTGGTCAACAGACATATTAGATGTAGAGATATTGGCTTCAAGCGCAGGGCATAATGAGATGTTGAAGCTGACAGAGATAGCTCTGCAGTGTACAGATATGGAACCAGAAAAACGACCTAAGATGAGTGAAGTATTGAGAAGGATAGAAGAGATTGATCGAACAAACCAAGAAAATGACTAG